A window of Cytobacillus sp. FSL H8-0458 genomic DNA:
TGCCATAAATATGCAATATACATCCGGAACGACAGGCTTTCCGAAAGGGGTTATGCTAACCCACAATAACATTGTTAATAATGGATACAATATCGCAAATTGTATGCGATTAACGACAGATGACCGATTATGTATTCCTGTTCCGTTTTTCCATTGTTTCGGCTGTGTGCTGGGAACCATGGCATGCATATCCGTTGGCGCCACCATTGTTCCAGTGCAGGAATTCAGCCCTAAAGCTGTTCTGCAGACGGTCCAGGATGAGAAATGTACAGGCCTTCATGGAGTGCCGACAATGTTTATTGCAGAACTGAATGATCCTGATTTCAGCAAATTTGATCTATCCACCCTTCGAACAGGCATAATGGCTGGCTCCAATTGTCCAATTGAAGTCATGAAAGGCGTTATCGAAAAAATGGGCGCAAGCGAAATAACCATTGCCTATGGACAAACAGAGTCATCGCCAGTCATAACTCAGACACGGACAGATGATCCGATTGAGCTGAGAGTGGAGTCTGTCGGAAGGGCATTGCCGAATGTAGAAGTGAAAATTGTAGAACCGGGCACAAATAACGAAGTCCCTTCTGGCGTACAGGGGGAAATGTGTACCAGAGGCTATCATGTCATGAAAGGATATTATAAAAATCCGGATGCTACAAAAGAAGCCATTGATAAGGATGGCTGGCTCCATACTGGGGATCTTGCTGTAATGGATGAGAACGGATACTGTAAAATCACAGGCAGATTAAAGGATATGATCATCAGGGGCGGAGAAAATATTTATCCCCGTGAAATAGAAGAATTCCTTTATACTCATCCGCAGATTCTGGACGTTCAGGTGGTAGGAGTTCCTGATGCTGTATATGGTGAAGAAGTGGTCGCCTGGGTAATAGCTAAGGAAGGCTCTGGCTTAACGGCTGAAGAACTTCGCGATTACTGCAAAGGGAAGATCTCACGGCATAAAATCCCCCGCTATATAGAATTTATTAAAGAATATCCAATGACAGCTTCAGGCAAAATTCAGAAGTTCAGATTGCGTGAACAGGCTAAAGAAGTCATTGAAAATGCTAATACATTAAAATAATAAGCATATGAAACCTGCGGGGGAACCTCCCGCAGGTTTTTTCAATTTCCATCTTCTTTCGTTCAAAAGGCTTAAAATATCTCCTCCTCATAGCCAATGTGATAAAGCTTTTGAGAAATTAAAATGGTATTAAGGATATGAGAAAAGGAGCGAGAGCAGATGTATGATGAAATGTATGTAATGGAAGCTTTAATGAAGGCTAAACAAAAAGAAATGGATTTAATAACACCACACCATAATAGCTCAAATAACAAATTAATTTGCAGGCTTCCGGTAATTAAAAATTTGGATGCCTGCCAATGCCAGGAATGACGGAGATGTTTCTCCGTCTTCTTTTTTTGAAAAGAATCTTCAGTAAATGATACTATAGTAAACAAAAGAGAGAACCAAGGGGGAATGTTTGCTTATGTCTACACAGAAATTGTTTGTATATGGAACCTTAAGAATGCATGAAACCAATCACTTTGTTTTAAAAGGAAGCCCCTGCATTGCCGAGCAGGCATGGGTATACGGTGAATTATATGATACTGGTCTTGGCTATCCCTCTATGAAACCATCACTTGAGCAAAAAGTGTATGGGGAACTATATGAAGTGCATTGGGATCATTTTTCCGATCTGGATGAACTCGAGGATTATATCCCGGGCAGAAAAGACAATTTGTACGACAGGGTTGAGCAGACTGTCCATACGGATAAGGGAGAAGTAAATGCACTTGTATATATTTCCTGCCGGGATGACCTGCTGGCAGAACCAATTCTTCACGGAGATTGGAAGCTTTACCAGCTTATGAAGGATAAGCCGGAGAAGACCTATTATTTTGCTTACGGGTCCTGCATGGATGATGAACGGTTTTGCACGGCAAAGGTTGATCACCATTTTAAAACGATTGTCGGCGGGGGAATATTGGACGGTTATTCGATGCAATACCTGTTTTCCAGGGATGATGGAGGAAGGGCAGATATTATAGAAAATGGCGGTGTCACTGAAGGGATTCTATATGAACTTCCCTATGAAGCTGTTGAATATCTGTTCCAAAGGGAAGGTTTTTACGGACAATGGTACCGTCCTGCCTTTGTAAATGTTCAGGCAGGGGATAAAATGTACAAAGATGTCCTGACTTTTCATGTCTATAATAAAAAAGGGGAGCTGCCCCCGCCTGACCATTACGCTCTTGAAATTCTCCGCGGCGCAAGAGGAAGAGTAAGTGATGATTATTACAAAAAGCTTGAACAGCAGCTGGAAAAACTGGGAGTTAAGATTCGATTAGATGCATAAAGCGTAAGACTTAAGGATGAACACAAGTTCATCCTTTTTTCTGTATTGCTGGGTTATCGCTTTTTATACACTAAAGACAGATACAAAATGAATTGGAGGACCGTACCATGCAGGGAGCAAAATTATATGAAGCACATCTCAACTCAAGCAATTTGGAAAGAAGCATCAAATTTTATGAAAACCTTGGCTTTAAAGTAGCATACACAACAGAAGACAGAAAAGCTGCCTTTTTCTTTCTGGGCGAGGGTAAAGAGAACATGCTGGGCATCTGGGAAACAAAAGACAGCCCAATAAGGAGAAATCATATAGCCTTTTCTGTTTCACCTGAGAAGCTGCGGGGGATTATTCCGTTTTTAACGGAAAAAGAGATCGAGGCCAGGGAAAGCTTTGGCCTATCACCGGCAGAACCGATTGTCCATACATGGATGCCAGCTGCTTCAGTCTATTTTTATGATCCGGATGGCCACTCATTAGAATATATCGCTGTCTTAGAGGGGGAGGCAAAACCTCACCTCAACCCAATGCACCTAAGTGAGTGGGAAAAACTAAGCTAAAATCCTGTAAAATTTCATTTGGTGGTTTGAAACAGGCTAAGCGGGTGGTATATAACCTTTGCCATCATCTTAGAAAGAGGGTCATCAAAATGAAAATTTTAGCAGATAATGGCTTTTATGAAGTGGAATATGATAATGAACATTATGATCATTTGGAATTTGTACGAATAGACCAAATCTGTGAAATTAACTATGTAACAATGAAAAACTCGTTAACTGGAGAAGTATATACATTTGAGGCAGAAAAAATCAAGCGACTTCGGAAAATAATGAAATTATTGCCAGCCATTAAAGAGAATCTGGTTGCAGACAACCGTTCCTATTCATTATAATAAAGTGAAACTTCAATCAGTGGGGGTTCTCTTTCCCACTGATTGTTAGTTGAACCAATCGGGCCTTTACGGGCAGTTTGACCCCCACTTATCCTCCTTTGGTTTCTTCTTCTGAGTCTTAAAGTGGGGTCTTACTGCCTGTTAGACTGCGATAAAAACTAAACATATAAGTAATGCAGACTTTAAAGGAGTGGCAATAGTGATTCATTTAAACTGGCATGAACGCGAAACATTGAAAAAAGTAAAATGTGTGCACACAGACGCAGCAAAATACATTGTAGACCGGGCTTTAACAGCAGGGAATATCTATGATGTAAAAAATGAAACAGAAGAATTTTATTTCATTGTAGACAATTCCGGAAAAGTAAGCGGATTTTATAAAGACTACTTCCAGGATGCTTAAACCCACAAAGAAAACGGCCTGTTATGGGCCGTTTTCTTTTTACCTTTGTGTCGGGAAAATTCTGCGCACAGTTTGTGTAAATTCATCAAAAAATCCTTCTACTGGATGACCTGCCCGAATGTCCTCTGAATATCCTGTCATTCGATCATAAAAGTCAGGGTTAACAGAAACATATACATTATCGATATCCTGATCGACGGCTTTCACCTGATCTGAAATCTTCCCCTCGACATCCTTAGTCAATTCTCCATTTCCATCATTTAAGCGTGCGGCAACATAGGCATTATTGTCTGTCACGATGACATTCGCAGATTCAACCTCTGGTATAGCGGTAATTTTATCGGCAGCTTTATCAGCAACCTTCATTCTCGGGGAATCATTTTGATTGTCATTGTCCGTTCCCGTGCGGGTAAGGTCAATCCCCGGCTCAGTGGTGCGTCCATTTTCTCCATAGTTACTGTCGTTCACTTTAGTCGGCTCTGTCAGGTCTCTGTTCCTCTGAGCTGTTTCATTCATATCGGTATCATTCATGGCACAGCCTGCAAGCAATGCAGCTGACAGTGCTCCTGCCATCATTAATTTACGATTAATCATACACTTTCCTCCTTTTGATTTTCCCCCCTTATCTTTCCAAGAATAGACACTGTTATTCAAATTTCTATAAACAAAAAAAAGAGCATGGCATTAAGCCCGCTCCCTGTTTCATTACGATTCTGAAATAAACTGAACATGATCAGTTTTATTTTTTGTATATAATCTTCTTCCAAGCCATGATTGAAAAACTAAAAACAATCCGCCTGCAGTCCAATATAGCGGCAAAGCTGCAGGAGCATTTAAAGAAACCAGCATAATCATTACAGGAGACAATAAACCCATGAATTTCATTTGCTTTGGCGTTTGCGCAGTCATATTGCTAAGAGTGAACCGGTACTGAAGATAGTACACTATTCCTGCAATGATCGTGATCCAAATGTCAGAATGACCCAGATTAAACCAGAGAAATGAATGTGCCGCAATTTCCTGATTTCCTCTTATGGCATAATAAAACCCCATTAAAATGGGCATTTGAATAAAGATTGGCAGACACCCAGCCGCATTCAAAGGATTTACTCCATGTGATTGATACAAACCGAACATTTCCTGCTGCAGCTTTTGCTGCTCCTCCGGTTTTTTCGCTGTTTTCAGCTTTTGCTGGATTTTTTCAAGTTCAGGTTTTAACTTATCCATTTTTTCTTTCATCAAGCTTTGATTTTTATATTGTTTAAGCATTAAAGGCATTAATATCAGCCTGATCACGATAGTAATGAAGATTATCGCCAGTCCGAAATTGCCATGAAAGAAAACAGCCGTTCCATGTATGGCCAATGCAAACGGATTGACAAAATATTGATGGAAAAAGCTTGTTCCTTGTCCTCCTTGAGCCTGACAGGCAGATAAGAATATTGGCAATACGGTGATCATGGTAATGGCCAGCAACAATTTAATTTTTCTCATTCAGGTCAAACCTCCCGCTATATTTTTTTATAAAATAGGGGAGAGACCTTCCGGCTCATCGCTTTGGTCGCC
This region includes:
- a CDS encoding AMP-binding protein, producing MTELLNLTVGKLLEEKAGLHPDHEAVVYADRGLRMSYKEFNKYCRLAAKGFMKLGLEKGEHIAAWSTNTPEWLTCQFSTGKMGAVLVTVNTNYQAAELEYLLKQSDSTTIVLMEKFRDTSYIEMLYSIVPELKDSEPGQLKSKRLPFLKNVIVMGEKRFPGTYSWEDIIRMGESVTDSELDERMESLDPDDAINMQYTSGTTGFPKGVMLTHNNIVNNGYNIANCMRLTTDDRLCIPVPFFHCFGCVLGTMACISVGATIVPVQEFSPKAVLQTVQDEKCTGLHGVPTMFIAELNDPDFSKFDLSTLRTGIMAGSNCPIEVMKGVIEKMGASEITIAYGQTESSPVITQTRTDDPIELRVESVGRALPNVEVKIVEPGTNNEVPSGVQGEMCTRGYHVMKGYYKNPDATKEAIDKDGWLHTGDLAVMDENGYCKITGRLKDMIIRGGENIYPREIEEFLYTHPQILDVQVVGVPDAVYGEEVVAWVIAKEGSGLTAEELRDYCKGKISRHKIPRYIEFIKEYPMTASGKIQKFRLREQAKEVIENANTLK
- a CDS encoding gamma-glutamylcyclotransferase, whose product is MSTQKLFVYGTLRMHETNHFVLKGSPCIAEQAWVYGELYDTGLGYPSMKPSLEQKVYGELYEVHWDHFSDLDELEDYIPGRKDNLYDRVEQTVHTDKGEVNALVYISCRDDLLAEPILHGDWKLYQLMKDKPEKTYYFAYGSCMDDERFCTAKVDHHFKTIVGGGILDGYSMQYLFSRDDGGRADIIENGGVTEGILYELPYEAVEYLFQREGFYGQWYRPAFVNVQAGDKMYKDVLTFHVYNKKGELPPPDHYALEILRGARGRVSDDYYKKLEQQLEKLGVKIRLDA
- a CDS encoding VOC family protein, encoding MQGAKLYEAHLNSSNLERSIKFYENLGFKVAYTTEDRKAAFFFLGEGKENMLGIWETKDSPIRRNHIAFSVSPEKLRGIIPFLTEKEIEARESFGLSPAEPIVHTWMPAASVYFYDPDGHSLEYIAVLEGEAKPHLNPMHLSEWEKLS
- a CDS encoding DUF6501 family protein, which translates into the protein MIHLNWHERETLKKVKCVHTDAAKYIVDRALTAGNIYDVKNETEEFYFIVDNSGKVSGFYKDYFQDA
- a CDS encoding YhcN/YlaJ family sporulation lipoprotein, with translation MINRKLMMAGALSAALLAGCAMNDTDMNETAQRNRDLTEPTKVNDSNYGENGRTTEPGIDLTRTGTDNDNQNDSPRMKVADKAADKITAIPEVESANVIVTDNNAYVAARLNDGNGELTKDVEGKISDQVKAVDQDIDNVYVSVNPDFYDRMTGYSEDIRAGHPVEGFFDEFTQTVRRIFPTQR
- the yidC gene encoding membrane protein insertase YidC, giving the protein MRKIKLLLAITMITVLPIFLSACQAQGGQGTSFFHQYFVNPFALAIHGTAVFFHGNFGLAIIFITIVIRLILMPLMLKQYKNQSLMKEKMDKLKPELEKIQQKLKTAKKPEEQQKLQQEMFGLYQSHGVNPLNAAGCLPIFIQMPILMGFYYAIRGNQEIAAHSFLWFNLGHSDIWITIIAGIVYYLQYRFTLSNMTAQTPKQMKFMGLLSPVMIMLVSLNAPAALPLYWTAGGLFLVFQSWLGRRLYTKNKTDHVQFISES